From a region of the Malania oleifera isolate guangnan ecotype guangnan chromosome 12, ASM2987363v1, whole genome shotgun sequence genome:
- the LOC131144109 gene encoding transcription factor BHLH089, protein MDPPSLINEGAFASDNAAASYNLAEIWPFPINGGGGSGVGVSDGGLDMKRPLFGHGLGQFGDDTGNSNRDVAVDGPMAAEQRGSHGGAARKRHDAAQAEDDSAKLVSTSGGNGMNNCNSKRLKTMGSRDENRDSKAEVDVSSGKRGEVNSQPPEPPKQDYIHVRARRGQATDSHSLAERARREKISERMKILQDLVPGCNKVIGKALVLDEIINYIQSLQRQVEFLSLKLEAVNSRMSPGIEGFPSKDQTFDAAGVAFGSQATREYVQGSAPEWLHMQVGGGFERTT, encoded by the exons ATGGATCCGCCGTCTCTGATCAACGAAGGAGCGTTTGCTTCTGACAACGCGGCGGCATCGTACAATTTGGCTGAGATCTGGCCGTTTCCGATCAATGGCGGTGGGGGGAGCGGTGTTGGAGTGTCCGACGGCGGGTTGGACATGAAGAGGCCTCTGTTTGGGCATGGTTTGGGTCAATTTGGAGATGATACTGGAAATTCGAATCGAGATGTCGCCGTAGACGGTCCTATGGCTGCGGAACAGAGAGGGAGTCACGGCGGCGCTGCGAGGAAGCGTCATGATGCTGCACAGGCGGAAGATGACTCGGCCAAGCTCGTCTCCACCAGCGGTGGCAATGGCATG AATAATTGCAACAGTAAACGTCTTAAAACAATGGGATCAAGAGATGAAAACCGTGATTCTAAGGCCGAAGTCGATGTGAGCTCAGGTAAGCGAGGGGAAGTAAACTCTCAGCCGCCTGAACCTCCCAAGCAAGATTATATACATGTACGAGCAAGAAGGGGTCAAGCTACTGATAGCCACAGTTTAGCAGAAAGA GCTAGGAGAGAAAAGATAAGTGAGAGAATGAAGATTCTCCAAGATCTCGTTCCCGGTTGCAATAAG gTTATTGGCAAAGCGCTGGTTCTTGATGAGATAATCAATTATATCCAATCGCTACAACGCCAAGTTGAG TTCCTCTCCTTGAAGCTTGAAGCAGTCAATTCAAGAATGAGCCCTGGCATTGAAGGATTCCCTTCAAAAGAT CAAACATTTGATGCTGCTGGTGTGGCATTTGGTTCACAAGCAACGAGGGAATATGTGCAGGGTTCAGCACCAGAATGGTTGCATATGCAAGTTGGTGGCGGTTTTGAAAGAACTACATAA